A stretch of the Mesorhizobium sp. Pch-S genome encodes the following:
- a CDS encoding N,N-dimethylformamidase beta subunit family domain-containing protein — MNRSPSTFPDFGLSPHQRHAAVRSHYYEKPGMDGARGEIWAYTDRLSYRPGEIVLLQVSATAPRFSIEIVRDGGTEAVFFEQADIECHWQDTPEQCSVEGCGWETSCEFAIGIDWPSGAYRMTLTARGRDKQPIQYRHLFIVAPQAGKRSGRILQVAATGTWLAYNTWGGSNYYEGITGPNGNQYSPVVSIERPWCRGFVTLPPEAPRVPHGVSMPPKTAPRYPHMEWAYATGHSKKYTSSGWASYDSHFFRFAERSGYAIDLASQHDLHFTPEILDGYDCVVFVGHDEYWTWEMRDAVDAYVERGGHAARFAGNFMWQTRLENGGRQQVCYKYRARAEDPVYKNGDVRRATNSWEAPEIGRPGAETFGLNATRGLYAGWGGCAPRGARGFPIYQPEHWAFAGTGLYYGDLLGADSHIFGYEVDGLEHEIRGGLPYPTAGSGAPAGLEIIAVGMASQVEESADIAAEDQFLGDEDGRFSAETLFGEASDANLDKVKRANGMIVSFQRGKGEVFHAGSCEWVAGLLRQDAMVERVTANVLDRFLGARS, encoded by the coding sequence ATGAACCGATCGCCTTCGACATTTCCGGACTTCGGCTTGTCCCCGCATCAGCGCCATGCCGCGGTGCGAAGCCATTACTATGAGAAGCCGGGCATGGATGGCGCGCGTGGCGAGATCTGGGCCTATACCGACCGCTTGTCCTATCGCCCGGGAGAGATCGTGCTGCTGCAGGTCAGCGCGACGGCGCCGCGCTTTTCAATAGAGATCGTTCGCGATGGCGGCACGGAAGCCGTTTTTTTCGAACAGGCTGACATCGAATGTCATTGGCAGGACACTCCCGAACAATGTTCGGTCGAAGGCTGCGGCTGGGAGACGTCCTGCGAATTTGCAATCGGTATCGATTGGCCGTCCGGCGCCTACAGGATGACGCTGACAGCGCGAGGCCGCGACAAGCAGCCGATCCAGTATCGACATCTTTTCATTGTCGCGCCGCAAGCCGGCAAAAGAAGCGGCCGAATTCTCCAGGTCGCAGCCACCGGAACCTGGCTTGCCTACAACACCTGGGGCGGCTCCAATTACTACGAAGGCATCACCGGGCCGAACGGCAACCAGTATTCGCCGGTCGTGTCGATCGAGCGGCCGTGGTGCCGCGGTTTCGTCACACTGCCGCCAGAGGCCCCGCGCGTGCCGCATGGCGTGTCCATGCCGCCGAAGACCGCGCCTCGGTATCCGCATATGGAATGGGCTTACGCCACCGGCCATTCCAAGAAGTACACCTCGTCCGGCTGGGCAAGCTATGACAGCCACTTCTTCCGTTTCGCCGAACGCAGCGGCTATGCGATCGACCTCGCCAGCCAGCACGATCTGCATTTCACCCCAGAGATCCTCGATGGCTACGATTGTGTCGTCTTCGTCGGCCACGACGAATACTGGACCTGGGAGATGCGTGACGCCGTCGATGCCTATGTTGAAAGAGGCGGTCATGCCGCGCGCTTCGCCGGCAATTTCATGTGGCAGACGCGGCTGGAGAACGGGGGCCGACAGCAGGTCTGCTACAAATACCGCGCCCGCGCCGAAGACCCGGTCTATAAGAATGGCGACGTCCGCCGCGCCACCAATTCATGGGAAGCACCTGAAATCGGCAGGCCGGGGGCGGAAACATTCGGATTGAATGCCACACGCGGTCTCTATGCCGGCTGGGGCGGCTGTGCGCCACGCGGCGCACGTGGCTTTCCGATCTATCAGCCCGAACATTGGGCTTTTGCGGGAACCGGCCTGTACTATGGCGACCTGCTCGGCGCCGACAGCCACATCTTCGGTTATGAAGTCGACGGCCTGGAGCATGAGATCCGCGGCGGGCTGCCCTACCCGACCGCCGGCAGCGGCGCGCCGGCCGGCCTGGAGATCATCGCCGTTGGCATGGCGTCCCAGGTCGAAGAAAGCGCCGATATCGCAGCCGAGGATCAGTTTCTCGGCGACGAGGACGGGCGCTTCAGTGCCGAAACCCTTTTCGGCGAGGCGAGCGACGCCAATCTCGACAAGGTCAAGCGCGCGAACGGCATGATCGTCTCGTTCCAGCGCGGCAAGGGCGAGGTCTTCCATGCTGGCAGTTGCGAGTGGGTGGCCGGGCTGCTGCGCCAGGATGCCATGGTCGAACGTGTGACGGCCAATGTGCTTGACCGTTTCCTTGGCGCGCGATCCTGA
- a CDS encoding YqaA family protein codes for MEVLASYGALFVSAFLAATLLPASSELVLLGLLAAGRGDPVLLVVVATVGNTAGSVVNWAIGRGVEVLHGRRWFPVSREHYEKAGRLFRRYGLWTLPFAWLPVIGDALTVAAGAARVGLWRFVVLVGFGKAARYAAIVVGHAWATG; via the coding sequence ATGGAGGTACTCGCATCCTATGGCGCGTTGTTCGTCAGCGCGTTTCTTGCCGCTACCCTGCTGCCGGCATCGTCCGAACTGGTTTTGCTCGGATTGCTTGCCGCCGGTCGTGGCGATCCCGTCCTTCTTGTCGTCGTGGCGACGGTCGGCAATACGGCGGGATCGGTGGTGAACTGGGCGATCGGTCGTGGCGTCGAGGTGCTGCATGGCCGTCGCTGGTTTCCCGTATCTCGCGAGCACTATGAGAAGGCTGGCCGCCTGTTCAGGCGCTACGGCCTGTGGACGCTGCCTTTTGCCTGGCTTCCGGTCATCGGTGATGCGTTGACCGTCGCGGCAGGTGCGGCACGCGTCGGCCTATGGCGTTTCGTTGTATTGGTCGGGTTCGGCAAGGCGGCGCGCTATGCGGCCATCGTTGTCGGGCATGCATGGGCGACAGGCTGA
- a CDS encoding GFA family protein, producing MKYQGGCLCGAVRYSAEGEPINQRVCHCRLCQKAIGAAFNARLLFRIDTVTVEGPLAMVSSSPEIRRGFCPHCGTTMFSRREKAGVMGVTSGSLDDPAVFSPDMHIFTASKQSWLVLDDGLPQFEGAPPPA from the coding sequence ATGAAGTACCAGGGTGGTTGCCTGTGCGGCGCGGTGCGGTATTCCGCCGAAGGCGAACCGATCAACCAGCGCGTCTGCCATTGCCGCCTGTGCCAGAAGGCGATCGGCGCGGCGTTCAATGCACGGCTTCTGTTTCGCATCGACACGGTCACGGTAGAAGGACCGCTGGCCATGGTCAGCTCTTCACCGGAGATACGGCGCGGCTTCTGTCCACATTGCGGCACGACCATGTTCTCTCGCCGTGAGAAAGCCGGCGTCATGGGCGTGACTTCGGGCTCGCTTGACGATCCGGCTGTGTTCTCTCCCGATATGCACATCTTCACCGCTTCGAAGCAGTCCTGGCTTGTGCTCGATGATGGCTTGCCGCAATTCGAAGGCGCGCCGCCACCAGCATAG
- a CDS encoding multicopper oxidase family protein, producing the protein MHRRTFLMAGLATLAAGSQASAQMKMDDMNAMPGMDHSAHGMPGKPPASLMLKQGEALRDLPRLANESAEAGLFRARLTPAPATARFVDGVETPVLAYNGMTPGPLIEAFEGDRIEIDFTNDIPGEDSTIHWHGMPVPAEQDGNPMDPVVAGASRRYAFDLPAGSAASYWFHPHPHGKTAEQVYRGLAGIFLVKPKADPVPSAYGDTVLVFTDLRLAADGSIPENSMMDLMNGRVGDHVLVNGQKTPALDVPLGAKRRFRLFNATNARFLKLSFGAATMTVIGTDGGLLEAPVAVGDVLLAPAERLELVVSFDRPGEVKLETLAYERGWMGPGKPDDSGLTLLTVNVASEAGEPMPPLPEKLRTIAALGNATVNRRFVFTEKMGMGANGMEMGFFINDVAFDMKRVDVTARVGEVELWEVINKADMDHPFHVHGTQFQVIEHERDGKVSPPAYRAWKDTVNVARGETVRLLLKQDLPGQRMYHCHILEHEQLGMMGIVDVTV; encoded by the coding sequence ATGCATCGGCGTACCTTTCTCATGGCGGGTCTTGCGACGCTTGCTGCTGGCAGCCAGGCATCGGCGCAAATGAAGATGGACGACATGAACGCAATGCCGGGCATGGATCATTCCGCTCACGGCATGCCGGGCAAGCCCCCAGCGTCGTTGATGCTGAAGCAGGGCGAAGCGTTGCGTGACTTGCCCCGGCTGGCAAATGAGAGCGCGGAAGCCGGCCTGTTTCGCGCCAGATTGACCCCGGCGCCGGCGACGGCCCGTTTTGTCGATGGCGTCGAGACGCCCGTGCTTGCCTACAACGGCATGACCCCGGGGCCGCTGATCGAGGCCTTTGAAGGTGATCGCATAGAGATCGATTTCACCAATGACATTCCAGGCGAGGATAGCACCATCCACTGGCACGGCATGCCGGTGCCGGCAGAGCAGGATGGCAATCCGATGGATCCTGTCGTCGCTGGCGCCAGCCGCCGTTATGCATTCGATCTGCCGGCCGGGAGTGCTGCCTCCTACTGGTTCCATCCGCATCCGCATGGCAAGACGGCTGAACAGGTTTATCGCGGACTTGCCGGCATCTTCCTGGTGAAGCCGAAGGCCGATCCGGTGCCATCGGCATATGGCGATACAGTTCTCGTCTTCACGGACCTGCGTCTTGCGGCGGATGGGTCCATCCCGGAAAATTCGATGATGGACCTGATGAACGGCCGAGTCGGCGATCATGTCCTGGTCAATGGCCAGAAAACCCCGGCTCTCGACGTGCCGCTTGGCGCCAAACGCCGCTTCCGCCTCTTCAACGCCACCAACGCCCGCTTCCTGAAACTCTCCTTCGGTGCGGCGACAATGACCGTGATCGGCACCGACGGTGGTTTGCTGGAGGCTCCGGTGGCGGTCGGCGACGTGTTGCTGGCGCCGGCTGAACGGCTCGAACTGGTAGTTTCGTTCGACAGGCCGGGTGAGGTCAAGCTCGAAACGCTTGCCTATGAGCGCGGCTGGATGGGCCCGGGCAAGCCGGACGATTCCGGGCTGACGCTGCTGACCGTCAATGTAGCCAGCGAGGCCGGCGAGCCGATGCCGCCGCTGCCCGAAAAGCTGCGCACCATTGCGGCGCTCGGCAATGCGACGGTCAACCGCCGTTTCGTCTTCACCGAGAAGATGGGGATGGGTGCCAACGGCATGGAAATGGGCTTTTTCATCAACGACGTAGCCTTTGACATGAAACGCGTCGACGTCACCGCCAGGGTCGGCGAAGTCGAACTCTGGGAAGTGATCAACAAGGCAGACATGGACCATCCCTTCCACGTCCACGGCACACAGTTCCAGGTGATCGAGCATGAACGCGACGGCAAGGTAAGTCCGCCCGCCTATCGCGCATGGAAGGACACGGTCAACGTCGCACGGGGTGAAACCGTGCGGCTGTTGTTGAAGCAGGATCTACCTGGGCAACGCATGTATCATTGCCATATCCTGGAGCATGAGCAGCTTGGCATGATGGGCATTGTCGACGTAACAGTCTGA
- a CDS encoding SRPBCC family protein, with the protein MATKLDIAPSSENELVLARIIDAPREAVYRCWTDPKLMTQWFAPKPWTTPRAEVDLRAGGASLVVMAGPDGSEFPNAGQYLEVIPGRKLVFTDAFVGDWQPSQKPFMTVVLTFEDEGAGKTRYVARVRHWNAADREQHEQMGFHEGWGICADQLEALAGTL; encoded by the coding sequence ATGGCTACCAAACTTGACATTGCACCATCGTCGGAGAACGAGCTGGTTCTGGCCCGCATCATCGATGCGCCGCGCGAAGCCGTGTACCGTTGCTGGACCGATCCCAAACTGATGACGCAGTGGTTCGCGCCGAAACCATGGACTACGCCGCGCGCCGAGGTGGATCTGCGCGCCGGTGGCGCATCCCTGGTGGTGATGGCAGGCCCCGACGGCAGCGAATTCCCGAACGCCGGCCAGTATCTGGAAGTGATTCCGGGCCGGAAGCTGGTTTTCACCGATGCTTTTGTCGGCGACTGGCAGCCTTCGCAGAAACCTTTCATGACGGTTGTCCTGACATTCGAGGACGAAGGCGCGGGCAAGACCCGCTATGTTGCGCGTGTCCGGCACTGGAATGCCGCCGATCGCGAACAGCATGAGCAGATGGGTTTTCACGAAGGGTGGGGCATCTGTGCGGACCAGCTCGAGGCCCTGGCCGGAACGCTTTGA
- a CDS encoding ABC transporter substrate-binding protein, protein MVTISGRHIRGTRAALAPILLRPAILMLGLALLFCSFGSRSARAEIMLIDAAGREVRLEKPATRIVTNESLLLLSLALIDADPAAKIVGWAAPRRLDSGVLAAFRKRFPQSMDIPEVGGVLPTKSSAEAILSARPDIFVVSIWDPGWNDIVEILKSAGVPTIFLDSPKNSTLSPAEVTAFSMTLLGRAIGQDARAGEYAGYVKERYRLIEERLKRATDRPSVLIDAHAGAVCCSSPGASNRMTEAVEMAGGRSIGADVPGYDGQLSAEFVLGADPRVYIATGGPHLAAQGGLVVGGGVSAQSARASLRTAVGRDFRGELTAVRNGRAYAVSHQLSISALSFLVFECFAKWLHPELFGDLDPDRTLAEINERFMAIPLEGTFWIGLKEDAAATPQ, encoded by the coding sequence ATGGTGACGATATCCGGCCGCCATATCCGGGGAACGCGCGCCGCCTTGGCGCCGATCCTGCTGCGCCCCGCAATCCTGATGCTTGGTCTGGCCTTGCTGTTCTGCAGCTTCGGGTCGCGGTCAGCCCGTGCCGAGATCATGCTGATCGATGCAGCCGGCCGCGAGGTGAGGCTGGAAAAACCGGCAACGCGAATTGTGACGAACGAGAGCCTGCTTCTGCTTTCCTTGGCGCTGATCGATGCCGATCCGGCAGCAAAGATCGTGGGATGGGCCGCACCCAGACGCCTCGACAGCGGTGTCCTGGCCGCGTTCCGCAAGCGGTTTCCACAGTCCATGGACATTCCCGAGGTCGGCGGCGTATTGCCAACCAAGAGTTCCGCCGAAGCAATCCTCAGCGCGCGTCCGGATATCTTCGTCGTCAGCATCTGGGATCCCGGCTGGAACGACATTGTCGAGATCCTGAAATCCGCCGGTGTCCCGACGATCTTCCTGGACAGTCCGAAGAACAGCACACTCAGCCCGGCTGAGGTTACCGCCTTCTCGATGACGTTGCTCGGCAGGGCGATCGGCCAGGATGCCAGGGCCGGCGAATATGCCGGGTACGTCAAGGAACGCTACCGTCTGATCGAAGAACGGCTGAAGCGCGCGACAGATCGGCCGAGCGTACTGATAGACGCCCACGCCGGTGCCGTCTGCTGTTCGTCGCCAGGCGCAAGCAACCGGATGACCGAAGCCGTCGAAATGGCTGGCGGACGTAGCATCGGTGCCGATGTTCCTGGCTATGATGGGCAGCTCAGCGCCGAGTTCGTCCTCGGCGCAGACCCCAGGGTCTATATCGCGACCGGCGGCCCGCACCTTGCTGCACAGGGCGGCCTGGTGGTTGGAGGCGGGGTGAGCGCGCAATCAGCTCGAGCCTCGCTGCGCACAGCGGTTGGTCGCGATTTCCGCGGCGAGCTGACGGCGGTGCGTAACGGACGTGCCTACGCTGTATCGCATCAACTCTCGATCTCGGCCCTGAGCTTTCTCGTTTTCGAATGCTTCGCCAAATGGCTGCATCCGGAGCTTTTCGGCGATCTCGATCCGGACCGCACCCTAGCCGAGATCAACGAGCGCTTCATGGCCATCCCACTCGAAGGCACGTTCTGGATCGGTTTGAAGGAAGATGCTGCGGCAACCCCGCAATAA
- the cueR gene encoding Cu(I)-responsive transcriptional regulator: MNIGQASSASGVSAKMIRYYEQVGLIASPARTEAGYRDYSPDEVHMLRFIRRARDLGFSVEQMTNLLALWSDRSRASSDVKRFAMAHVVELERKMRELRAMAETLRHLAKTCHGDERPNCPIIEELSSGHEAVPPKPKRATARRYGRH, encoded by the coding sequence ATGAACATCGGGCAGGCCTCCAGCGCTTCGGGCGTATCGGCGAAGATGATCCGGTACTACGAACAGGTCGGATTGATCGCCAGTCCGGCACGCACCGAAGCGGGCTACAGGGACTATTCGCCGGATGAGGTGCACATGCTGCGCTTCATCCGGCGGGCACGCGATCTCGGCTTTTCTGTCGAGCAGATGACCAACCTGCTTGCGCTGTGGAGCGATCGGTCGCGCGCCAGCAGCGACGTGAAGCGTTTTGCGATGGCACATGTCGTCGAGCTGGAGCGCAAGATGCGCGAGCTGCGCGCCATGGCCGAGACGCTGCGGCATCTGGCCAAGACCTGCCACGGTGACGAGCGGCCGAATTGTCCGATCATCGAAGAACTATCGAGCGGCCATGAAGCGGTTCCGCCCAAACCAAAGCGCGCCACCGCCAGACGTTATGGCAGGCATTGA
- a CDS encoding siderophore-interacting protein, which yields MKRPKLERKALIMMTFSAQTRVALSDPEAIIAPVCEHMLEHGGVARIEDGVRILEFSGARARFSLTNDGTLVDVEADSLESLYFVRVAVASHILEFAEPAAPTIVWNGDGDELARPPNFQILRITGIRDLTPHMRRISFHGDNVARFAGMNALHLNVLCQHPDLAAPQWPTVGSNGLAQWEDPARRPSFRKYTVRSLDVAAGSLDIDFVLHADAGPGSALAETAQIGAEIGVVGPGGGGLVDADWYLFVGDETALPAIARMLERLPAQARGKAFIEVADKNEVQQFELQADIEVTWLYRDGATPGTTSLLIDAVRSSVPPDDGSSVYVWAGCEFTTFRQIRSYCRGELGLKKEQHLVVSYWNRGNSSE from the coding sequence ATGAAGAGACCCAAGCTTGAACGCAAGGCTTTGATCATGATGACATTTTCTGCCCAGACCCGTGTGGCGCTGTCCGATCCTGAAGCAATCATCGCACCGGTCTGCGAACACATGCTCGAACATGGCGGCGTTGCGCGCATCGAGGATGGCGTCCGTATCCTCGAATTCTCCGGTGCCCGTGCGCGATTCAGCCTGACAAATGACGGGACATTGGTGGATGTCGAGGCAGACAGCCTGGAGAGCCTCTATTTCGTGCGGGTTGCCGTTGCCTCCCATATCCTGGAATTCGCGGAACCCGCCGCGCCCACCATCGTCTGGAACGGCGACGGCGATGAACTGGCGCGTCCGCCGAATTTCCAGATCCTGCGCATAACCGGTATACGAGACCTCACACCGCATATGCGTCGCATCTCATTTCACGGCGACAACGTAGCCCGCTTCGCGGGAATGAACGCACTGCATCTCAATGTCCTGTGCCAGCATCCCGACCTCGCCGCGCCGCAGTGGCCGACGGTCGGCAGTAACGGACTGGCCCAATGGGAAGATCCGGCAAGACGCCCGAGTTTTCGAAAATACACCGTGCGTTCACTCGATGTCGCTGCAGGCAGCCTCGACATCGACTTCGTGCTCCATGCCGATGCCGGCCCGGGATCGGCACTCGCCGAGACCGCACAAATCGGCGCTGAAATCGGTGTTGTCGGCCCCGGCGGCGGCGGCCTTGTCGATGCCGACTGGTATCTCTTCGTGGGAGACGAGACTGCCCTTCCCGCCATTGCCCGCATGCTGGAGCGCCTACCCGCGCAAGCGCGTGGCAAGGCATTCATCGAAGTCGCCGACAAGAACGAAGTCCAGCAGTTCGAGCTGCAGGCCGACATCGAGGTGACCTGGCTTTATCGCGACGGTGCCACCCCGGGCACGACGTCACTGCTGATCGACGCCGTGCGAAGCAGCGTGCCTCCGGACGACGGATCGTCCGTCTACGTCTGGGCCGGCTGCGAATTCACCACGTTCCGGCAGATCCGCAGCTATTGCCGTGGCGAGCTCGGGCTGAAGAAAGAACAGCACCTGGTGGTGTCCTACTGGAATCGCGGCAACAGCTCCGAGTGA
- a CDS encoding aspartate aminotransferase family protein: MTATPTRSSAGASVTKPNLFHFTRLPRPTVDRAAGIYLWDKQGRRYIDGSSGAVNVNIGHGNQAVIDAMKRQMDRVSFAYTIHFESEPALALGHELVQRLPTGLDRIYFVSGGSEAVEASLKLARQWAVATHQPERWKIIGRMPSYHGITIGSLGVTGDEVLTPAFTPIGKSMPLVPAPFVHRDKDNLSLEQRGQRYADMLEDKIIEEGADSVLAFIMEPIGGAATAALVPPDSYFARIRDICDRHGILLIHDEVMTGIGRTGRFLGGDHWNCRPDIVVLSKGLSSGYAPLGAIAATEAIVGPVLAMGGFLHGHTYGGNPVATAAGLAVLGEIDRLGLIGNAAAMGEVLKGELQTLAKRFPFVADVRGKGLLLGAELYADAVAKTPLPRDHNANVRLIDLAFERGLIIYSRRVRGGPESDNFMVCPPLIVTREQIGEIVDVLGDSLQALADELGLPVNS; this comes from the coding sequence ATGACCGCGACGCCCACAAGATCCTCCGCTGGAGCTTCCGTGACAAAACCCAATCTCTTCCATTTCACACGACTGCCGCGCCCGACCGTGGATCGCGCAGCCGGCATCTATCTGTGGGACAAGCAGGGCCGCCGCTACATCGACGGTTCCAGCGGAGCGGTGAACGTCAATATCGGCCATGGCAACCAGGCCGTGATCGACGCGATGAAACGGCAGATGGATCGCGTCAGCTTCGCCTATACCATCCATTTCGAAAGCGAACCGGCACTCGCGCTTGGCCACGAACTGGTACAACGTCTGCCGACGGGACTGGACCGCATCTACTTCGTTTCCGGCGGTTCCGAGGCGGTCGAGGCCAGCCTGAAGCTCGCGCGGCAATGGGCCGTTGCGACGCACCAGCCCGAGCGCTGGAAAATCATCGGGCGCATGCCGTCCTATCACGGCATCACCATCGGTTCGCTTGGTGTCACCGGCGACGAAGTCCTGACACCTGCCTTCACGCCTATCGGCAAATCGATGCCCCTGGTGCCGGCGCCTTTCGTGCACCGGGACAAGGACAACCTCTCGCTTGAGCAGCGCGGGCAACGCTATGCCGACATGCTCGAGGACAAGATCATCGAAGAAGGCGCCGACAGCGTGCTCGCCTTCATCATGGAGCCGATCGGCGGCGCGGCGACCGCTGCCCTGGTGCCGCCCGACAGCTATTTCGCCCGTATCCGCGATATCTGCGACCGCCATGGCATCCTGCTCATCCACGACGAGGTGATGACCGGCATCGGCCGTACCGGCCGCTTCCTCGGCGGCGATCACTGGAATTGCCGTCCCGATATCGTCGTTCTCTCCAAGGGGCTGTCGTCGGGCTATGCGCCGTTGGGCGCCATTGCGGCAACCGAAGCGATTGTCGGCCCGGTGCTTGCCATGGGCGGTTTTCTGCATGGCCACACCTATGGCGGCAATCCCGTCGCCACGGCTGCAGGTCTTGCCGTGCTTGGCGAGATCGACAGGCTCGGGCTCATCGGGAACGCCGCGGCAATGGGTGAAGTGCTGAAGGGGGAATTGCAAACCCTGGCGAAGCGCTTTCCCTTCGTGGCCGACGTGCGCGGCAAAGGCCTGCTGCTCGGTGCCGAGCTTTATGCCGATGCCGTCGCGAAAACACCGCTGCCGCGCGACCACAATGCCAATGTGCGCCTCATCGATCTTGCCTTCGAACGCGGACTGATCATCTATTCGCGTCGGGTGCGCGGCGGGCCGGAGAGC
- a CDS encoding heavy-metal-associated domain-containing protein gives MLNLKVPEMTCGHCASTVEKAVKGVDPKAKVTVDLGASTVSVEGAADEDAVAAAILQAGYANEKLVVSCCGSCH, from the coding sequence ATGCTGAACCTGAAAGTTCCCGAAATGACCTGCGGCCATTGTGCCAGCACGGTCGAAAAGGCGGTGAAGGGTGTCGACCCAAAAGCCAAGGTGACGGTCGACCTCGGCGCATCGACCGTCTCGGTGGAAGGCGCAGCCGACGAAGACGCTGTGGCGGCCGCAATCCTGCAGGCCGGCTACGCCAACGAGAAACTTGTCGTCAGCTGCTGTGGCAGCTGCCACTAG
- a CDS encoding ParB N-terminal domain-containing protein: MLRVHRVKIDDIYVPTARRKTLHPETVRHLAEDILENGMKMPIQVRHDGKRHVLVEGLHRLEAAKWLGEDAIDAYLVQARKH, from the coding sequence ATGCTGAGAGTGCACAGGGTGAAGATCGACGACATCTATGTGCCGACGGCGCGACGCAAGACATTGCATCCTGAAACCGTTCGCCATCTTGCCGAAGACATTCTGGAGAACGGCATGAAAATGCCGATCCAGGTTCGGCACGATGGCAAGCGCCATGTGCTGGTCGAGGGCTTGCACCGGCTGGAAGCGGCCAAGTGGCTGGGGGAAGACGCGATCGACGCCTATCTCGTGCAGGCGAGAAAGCACTGA
- a CDS encoding VOC family protein, producing the protein MKPRISVITLGVDDLEASLKFYRDGLGLQTEGIIGTEFEHGAVVFFDLQGGLKFALFARADIAHDAGITKTGRSPTELTIGHNVATQAEVDAVMEKAIAAGARLVKPAQKTFWGGYAGYFQDPDDHLWEIVYNPAFLPEE; encoded by the coding sequence ATGAAACCGAGGATCAGTGTCATCACACTCGGCGTCGATGATCTCGAAGCGTCGCTCAAATTCTACCGGGACGGCCTGGGGCTGCAGACGGAAGGTATCATCGGTACCGAATTCGAGCATGGCGCCGTTGTTTTCTTCGATCTGCAGGGCGGGTTGAAATTCGCGCTTTTTGCGCGGGCCGATATTGCCCATGACGCAGGGATAACGAAGACCGGGCGCAGCCCCACCGAACTCACGATTGGTCACAATGTCGCGACGCAAGCTGAAGTCGATGCCGTGATGGAAAAAGCCATCGCTGCCGGCGCTCGACTGGTCAAACCGGCGCAAAAGACGTTCTGGGGCGGTTATGCCGGCTATTTCCAGGACCCTGACGACCATCTCTGGGAAATCGTCTACAACCCTGCCTTTCTCCCCGAGGAATGA
- a CDS encoding AraC family transcriptional regulator: MQAVPAQATGHYHERPVAPFLRDWFSAVWAHQMPEAEAPPVIVTPDGTIDLQWIDGHFRIAGPDRDPQTETIPAGIAVIGFRFQPAAAATWLGVPATDLLGERLAIETVLGRKGRQLGASIRHQNDLAELITSIEKSIADGARHHSGDHAMRAAFRLIEAGPPADAPLIPWLGRALAMSERTLRRRFDENFGYGPKTLDRILRYQRFQRLSRSSRASMAVLAVEAGYADQAHLVRESRRLTGSTPGQLERILTGASA; encoded by the coding sequence ATGCAGGCGGTGCCCGCGCAGGCAACCGGCCACTATCACGAACGTCCGGTTGCGCCTTTCCTGCGCGACTGGTTCTCGGCCGTCTGGGCTCACCAGATGCCGGAGGCCGAAGCTCCGCCTGTCATCGTGACGCCTGACGGTACGATCGATCTGCAGTGGATCGATGGGCATTTTCGCATTGCCGGCCCCGACAGAGACCCGCAGACCGAGACCATACCGGCAGGCATCGCGGTGATCGGTTTCCGCTTCCAGCCGGCAGCGGCAGCAACCTGGCTCGGCGTCCCTGCCACTGACTTGCTTGGCGAGCGCCTGGCGATTGAAACCGTGCTTGGTCGAAAAGGCCGACAGCTGGGAGCCAGCATCCGCCATCAAAACGATCTGGCCGAACTCATTACTTCCATCGAGAAGAGTATTGCGGATGGTGCTCGTCACCATAGTGGCGATCACGCCATGCGTGCGGCATTTCGCCTGATCGAAGCCGGTCCGCCCGCCGATGCCCCGCTTATTCCGTGGCTTGGGCGCGCATTGGCGATGAGTGAACGCACGCTAAGGCGCCGTTTCGACGAGAACTTCGGCTACGGCCCCAAAACGCTCGACCGGATCCTGCGCTATCAGCGCTTCCAACGCTTGTCGCGGAGCTCGCGGGCATCAATGGCGGTGTTGGCGGTGGAGGCCGGTTATGCGGATCAGGCGCATCTGGTCCGGGAAAGTCGTCGTCTGACCGGCAGCACGCCGGGGCAACTCGAGCGCATCCTGACCGGCGCGAGCGCCTGA